Genomic DNA from Niallia circulans:
CTTTAGAAGCATTGAACCATATTGGTGACGAAAAAACGAATATGATTGTCATTCTTAATGACAATGAAATGAGTATTGCACCAAATGTAGGTGCATTACATCATGTACTTGGTAGATTAAGAACTGCCGGCAAATACCAATGGGTAAAAGACGAGCTTGAAATGCTGTTGAAGAAAATTCCAGCAGTCGGTGGAAAGATGGCCGCAACAGCAGAAAGAATCAAGGATAGCTTAAAATATCTGCTTGTTTCCGGTGTGTTTTTTGAAGAGCTTGGATTTACTTACTTAGGTCCAGTGGACGGCCATAATTATGAAGATTTAATCGAGCATTTAAATTATGCTAAAAAAACAGAAGGACCAGTTCTTTTGCACGTAATAACGAAAAAAGGCAAAGGATATTCTCCTGCTGAAGAGGATAAGATCGGAACATGGCATGGAACAGGCCCTTATAAAATTGAAACAGGTGCTATTGTGAAGCCTGTCAATACTGCACCTGCTTGGAGTAAGCTTGTTAGCGATACAGTGCTTAAGCTTGCAAGGAAGGATGAAAGAATTGTTGCGATAACACCAGCAATGCCTGTTGGCTCTAAACTGGAAAGCTTTGCAGCAGAGTTTCCAAATAGAATGCTTGATGTGGGGATTGCTGAACAGCATGCTGTTACTTTGGCAGCAGGGCTTGCCACGCAAAATATGAAACCATTTTTAGCGATTTATTCCACATTCCTGCAAAGAGCGTATGATCAAATGCTTCACGATGTGTGCAGGCAAAACCTAAACGTCTTTATCGGGATTGACCGTGCTGGTCTTGTTGGAGCAGATGGTGAAACACATCAAGGTGTTTACGATATTTCTTTCTTGCGTCATATGCCGAACTTAGTACTAATGATGCCAAAGGATGAAAACGAAGGGCAGCATATGGTAAATACGGCCATTTCATATGATGCTGGTCCGATTGCAATGCGTTTCCCTCGTGGTAATGGACTTGGTGTCCCAATGGATGAGGAATTAAATTGTATCCCAATTGGATCATGGGAGGTTCTGAGAGAGGGAAGCGACGTAGCAATCTTGACTTTTGGAACAACAATTGGAATGGCAATGAACGCAGCGGAAATTCTAGAAAAGCAAGGAACATCTGTGAAGGTAATAAACGCAAGATTTATTAAACCATTAGATGAAGCGATGCTTACGGAATTGTTCAAGCAGCAAATGCCAATATTAACGATAGAAGAGGCAGTTCTTCAAGGTGGATTTGGAAGCTATGTGCTTGAATATGCACAAGAAACTGGCTTTGGTTCCACTGTGATTGACAGAATGGGAATTCCTGATCAGTTTGTTGAGCATGGGGATGTAGATTCCTTATTAGCAGAAATTCACTTAACAACAGACGAAGCAGTTAAAAGAATTAACTCGATTGCGAGAAAAAAACAAAAAAGGGCTTAGATAATAAATGAAGAAAGAACGCATTGATGTTTTATTAGTGGAGCAAGGATTATTTGAAACAAGAGAAAAAGCAAAAAGAGCGATTATGGCTGGAATCGTCTATTGCGACGAAGAGAGATTGGATAAACCAGGAGAAAAAATCGCCGTGGAATCCAAGCTCACAGTGAAAGGAAAAACACTTAAATATGTAAGTCGCGGTGGCTTGAAGCTCGAAAAAGCACTTGAGGTGTTTGATTTAACTGCAAAAGATAAAGTATTGCTGGACATTGGCGCGTCAACAGGCGGCTTTACAGATTGTGCTTTGCAAAACGGTGCAAAAATGTCCTATGCATTAGATGTCGGTTATAATCAGCTGGCTTGGAAGTTAAGACAGGATGAAAGAGTTATTGTAATGGAGCGCACGAATTTCCGGTATGTAACTCCTGCAGACTTGCAAGGGGAAATGCCAAACTTTGCATCGATCGATGTGTCGTTTATTTCATTAAAGCTGATTCTTCCTGTTTTAAAAACCTTACTTGCTTCAGGCAGCGATATTATTGCATTAGTAAAGCCGCAATTCGAAGCAGGCAGAGAGCAAGTCGGCAAAAAAGGAATTGTCAGGGATAAGAAGGTGCATGCAGATGTGCTGGAAAGAATCATTGCATTTTCCAAAGAAGAAGGCTATCAAATCAAAAACCTTTCCTTCTCACCGATAACAGGCGGTGATGGCAACATTGAATTTCTGCTTCATCTTCACTGGTCAGAACTTGGTGCAGAAGACAATTTAGTTGATGTAAATGCAGTGGTTGAAAGTGCACATGAGGAATTGAAGAAAGCAAAGCAATAAGTTAATAAGGACTCTTCCAAAGGAATAAGTTCAACTTATTCCTTTTTGGATTGCAAAAGAATACATACAAATTATAGAATAAAGATACAATGAAATTACAAGGATATAGCAGTTTTTTGTCGAAATATAGGAATAGAGCCTAAACGCCATAATTTCAGGCTTAAGGAGTGGACAGCGAGCTTGCTTCACAAATCCAAAAAAACAAGTGGACAAAATGTCCATTAAAGGAATGATAGTAATGAATAAAGGACAAAGGCATATAAAAATTAGGGATATTATCTCCAATAATGAAATAGAAACACAGGACGACCTTGTCGACGAGCTGAAAAATGCTGGATATAATGTAACACAAGCAACGGTTTCCAGAGATATTAAGGAGCTGCATCTTGTAAAGGTACCTCTGCAGGACGGACGATATAAATACAGCCTTCCAGCTGATCAGCGTTTTAACCCACTGCAGAAATTAAAAAGGACATTAATGGATGCATTTGTAAAAATCGATTCTGCCGGCAATTTACTTGTATTAAAATCATTGCCAGGAAATGCCCAAGCGATAGGCGCATTAATTGATAATTTAGATTGGGAGGAAATTC
This window encodes:
- a CDS encoding TlyA family RNA methyltransferase: MKKERIDVLLVEQGLFETREKAKRAIMAGIVYCDEERLDKPGEKIAVESKLTVKGKTLKYVSRGGLKLEKALEVFDLTAKDKVLLDIGASTGGFTDCALQNGAKMSYALDVGYNQLAWKLRQDERVIVMERTNFRYVTPADLQGEMPNFASIDVSFISLKLILPVLKTLLASGSDIIALVKPQFEAGREQVGKKGIVRDKKVHADVLERIIAFSKEEGYQIKNLSFSPITGGDGNIEFLLHLHWSELGAEDNLVDVNAVVESAHEELKKAKQ
- the dxs gene encoding 1-deoxy-D-xylulose-5-phosphate synthase, whose protein sequence is MDLLSIKNPAFLKDLSMEELEKLSEDVRTFLINTLSTKGGHIGPNLGVVELTIALHKCFDSPKDKFIWDVGHQAYVHKILTGRAKDFDTLRQYKGMSGFPKMNESEHDVWETGHSSTSLSAAMGMAVARDLKKEDSFVVPIIGDGALTGGMALEALNHIGDEKTNMIVILNDNEMSIAPNVGALHHVLGRLRTAGKYQWVKDELEMLLKKIPAVGGKMAATAERIKDSLKYLLVSGVFFEELGFTYLGPVDGHNYEDLIEHLNYAKKTEGPVLLHVITKKGKGYSPAEEDKIGTWHGTGPYKIETGAIVKPVNTAPAWSKLVSDTVLKLARKDERIVAITPAMPVGSKLESFAAEFPNRMLDVGIAEQHAVTLAAGLATQNMKPFLAIYSTFLQRAYDQMLHDVCRQNLNVFIGIDRAGLVGADGETHQGVYDISFLRHMPNLVLMMPKDENEGQHMVNTAISYDAGPIAMRFPRGNGLGVPMDEELNCIPIGSWEVLREGSDVAILTFGTTIGMAMNAAEILEKQGTSVKVINARFIKPLDEAMLTELFKQQMPILTIEEAVLQGGFGSYVLEYAQETGFGSTVIDRMGIPDQFVEHGDVDSLLAEIHLTTDEAVKRINSIARKKQKRA
- the ahrC gene encoding transcriptional regulator AhrC/ArgR, with protein sequence MNKGQRHIKIRDIISNNEIETQDDLVDELKNAGYNVTQATVSRDIKELHLVKVPLQDGRYKYSLPADQRFNPLQKLKRTLMDAFVKIDSAGNLLVLKSLPGNAQAIGALIDNLDWEEILGTICGDDTCLIICRTAEDGQTITDRFLEML